Sequence from the Candidatus Accumulibacter similis genome:
GTCCTCCACGTGCGGATCCTGATACAGGTGGTCGATGCGGTCGGTGTTGAACAGCGAGCTGCGGCGCTTGATGCCATGGACCTCGTAGCCCTTGGCCAAGAGCAGTTCGGCCAGGTAGGCGCCATCCTGGCCGGTGACGCCGGTGATCAGGGCGATCTTCTTCTGCGCGGTCATGCCGGTTCATCTCCTCGAACTAAAAGTGGTATCTGTCAGGGCGCCCATTCTGCCCTCGCCCGGTAAATCCGGCGCGGGACTATATCACGCCAGTGTGAGGTGGGCAGCCGGCAGCGCCACCGGTTTTTCGCGACCGAGCAGGCTGAGCATGACGGTGACGCGCTCGGCGGCAACCGCCGAGACGATGCCGGACATTCCCTTCAGCGGCCCGTCGGCGATGGCGACCGGGTCGCCGGCACGAAACGGCGTGCTGCCCGCATCGACGGCACGCGCCTGTTTCTCGACCAGCGAACGAAGCGCTTCGACGATCGGTTCGTCGAGGGTCGCCGGAAGGTTGCCGAAGGTGACCAGGCCGCTGACGCCGGGCGTGCTGCGAATCGGTGCGACGCTCTGCCCGGGGCGGCCGCAGCGCAGGAAGCAGTAGCGCGGAAACATCACCTGCTGCTTCTTCTGCCAGCCGTCCCTGGCCTTCTCCCACTGTGTCAGCAGCGGCAGGAAGACTTCGTAGCCCTGCTCCTCGAGCTTGCGCAGCGCGAAACTCTCGCGTCTGGGCTTGCAGAAGCAGACATACCATGGGTTGGCGGTGGGTGTGGTGAGCGGCAAGCGGGGCGGACCGGAAGAATTGCCGGCAGGCGGCAGGGTTGTGCGGGGACCCCAAGTATCGACGGAAGCCGCTGCGCCCGTCAAATCGCCTGCCGGCGCAGTGGCATCGGCCAGGCGTGAAACATTTGCTAACGCCGCAGCGCGCCTGCGGGCCTCGCCACTGGCCGGTGAGCGTTCTGGATCGGCGCCGGGCTGGCTATACTAGCGAAAAATGAACCTCCTCCCCTCCTGCACGCGCCGCACCGCCCGCACTTCTGCCACCGCCCACCGCCGCCTCGTCGTCGCCGGCATGCTCGTCCTGCTCAGCGCCGAGTTGCCGGCGTTCGACCTCGGCGACCCCTTCGCCACCCGCGACATCACGCCGGAGCGGCCGGTGCTGCGCATCGACGGCGGCATCGTGCCGTGCCAGGTACCGGCGGCCGATGCGCC
This genomic interval carries:
- a CDS encoding transcriptional activator RfaH; protein product: MPLTTPTANPWYVCFCKPRRESFALRKLEEQGYEVFLPLLTQWEKARDGWQKKQQVMFPRYCFLRCGRPGQSVAPIRSTPGVSGLVTFGNLPATLDEPIVEALRSLVEKQARAVDAGSTPFRAGDPVAIADGPLKGMSGIVSAVAAERVTVMLSLLGREKPVALPAAHLTLA